In bacterium, one genomic interval encodes:
- a CDS encoding DUF429 domain-containing protein, which produces MPIVAGIDSCPGGWLAVLVTFYEEIVEERHYRFGRFEEIFTVKEPPGFVGVDIPIGLLEEPEEGGRECDRAARKVLGRPRSASVFSPPVRPSLECETFDQGREFGLNLQTFGILPKVRELDRIMTPDLQKRIREVHPEICFFTMAGLVPAAETKKKATGRDERTRLLGSFFYQVPEGLSRFPTREAGPDDVLDAYACAWTAMRLFRGEAGCLPDRPPRDEKGLEMAIWY; this is translated from the coding sequence ATGCCCATAGTCGCAGGCATTGACAGCTGCCCGGGTGGCTGGCTGGCAGTGCTGGTCACCTTTTACGAGGAGATCGTCGAAGAACGGCACTATCGTTTCGGGCGGTTCGAGGAGATCTTCACCGTTAAAGAGCCTCCCGGCTTTGTAGGGGTGGATATTCCCATCGGGCTCCTTGAAGAACCCGAAGAAGGCGGACGTGAGTGCGACAGGGCGGCGCGAAAGGTCCTGGGGCGCCCTCGCTCGGCGAGCGTTTTTTCACCGCCGGTCAGGCCCTCCCTTGAGTGTGAAACCTTTGACCAGGGTCGTGAGTTCGGCCTTAACCTGCAAACCTTCGGGATCCTCCCCAAGGTCCGTGAGCTGGACCGGATCATGACCCCTGACCTCCAGAAGCGGATAAGGGAGGTCCATCCCGAGATCTGTTTTTTCACTATGGCAGGGCTCGTCCCGGCTGCCGAAACCAAGAAGAAGGCGACGGGGCGCGATGAGAGAACACGGCTGCTGGGCAGCTTCTTCTACCAGGTTCCCGAGGGGCTGTCCCGCTTTCCCACCCGGGAGGCGGGCCCGGACGACGTCCTCGACGCCTATGCCTGTGCCTGGACCGCCATGAGGCTCTTCAGGGGCGAGGCCGGCTGCCTGCCCGACC
- a CDS encoding tetratricopeptide repeat protein, whose protein sequence is MMTDIEKHLDELKSAAEAGNAEAQTQLGLLMATGEHLDEDLEGAFSWFLKAAQQGEVTAMFNLGIMFDKGLGTRADPGEAALWFWQAAEQGDLGARMKLGSMIILGRGFTEGSSAIRAIAASAEKGHPYAQAFLAKLYLDGLGLGQSDELAEKWFRLAAEQGDESAIFNIGEMMAEGRGIITPEEEITRWFFDLGMRFMQTGDLIKAFDCLVNIKRIDPGNFLAQRLEDEIERANQAQMKRD, encoded by the coding sequence ATGATGACTGACATTGAAAAACATCTCGATGAACTTAAAAGCGCCGCCGAGGCGGGCAACGCTGAGGCACAGACGCAGCTCGGGCTCCTCATGGCCACGGGAGAGCACCTTGACGAGGATCTGGAGGGGGCCTTTTCGTGGTTCCTGAAGGCTGCCCAACAGGGTGAGGTCACCGCCATGTTCAACCTCGGGATCATGTTCGATAAGGGTCTCGGTACCCGTGCCGATCCAGGAGAGGCAGCCCTCTGGTTCTGGCAGGCCGCTGAGCAGGGGGACCTCGGGGCCAGGATGAAACTGGGGTCCATGATCATCCTGGGGCGGGGATTTACCGAGGGGTCTTCGGCGATCAGAGCCATCGCAGCGTCCGCCGAAAAGGGTCACCCCTACGCCCAGGCGTTCCTGGCAAAGCTGTACCTGGACGGGCTCGGGCTCGGGCAGAGCGACGAGTTGGCGGAAAAATGGTTCCGGCTGGCAGCCGAACAGGGGGACGAGAGCGCTATCTTCAACATCGGTGAGATGATGGCCGAAGGACGGGGCATCATCACCCCTGAAGAGGAGATCACCCGGTGGTTCTTCGATCTCGGTATGCGGTTCATGCAGACAGGCGACCTGATCAAGGCGTTCGACTGTCTGGTCAACATCAAGCGGATCGATCCCGGAAACTTCCTGGCCCAGCGCCTGGAGGACGAAATAGAAAGGGCAAACCAGGCCCAGATGAAGAGGGACTGA